A single genomic interval of Aphidius gifuensis isolate YNYX2018 linkage group LG6, ASM1490517v1, whole genome shotgun sequence harbors:
- the LOC122859833 gene encoding disease resistance protein RPV1-like, with product MSKNKKIKLFKTNDGNVSEGIVAKEQPISDFCLANIFSHFPTFEQADRVNQVCEKWKTARETTWSVIDKLELDIEVLRYQNDEQKIEVLSLCGQYLKHLIYKNLSLDDKMVPTKIINECRNLTIFECHLVIDDDGDIFFNNLCMSMSRLKVLKIYEKYNLRQVHKKCMTSSNSYVSSVAMSVLTSVPMTIEKICIINLNNYPIELNQLPLEKFNSLQCLTLNNYEIKSNITKKIANTKTIMYLDLQECSVEKPKLINGLYNLEYLNICKMYYLNQEISANIRCRLEKLKHLEIEAVSSTEDNSGLPISFAEVGKCGSLKNLNIHYADSIIIDSIMSGCKKLKYLFIQQYFHKSMTLIQFEDLESLAIRWAHDIDVDLIRNIARDCQKLKYLCLSTCPSRDILQEIPNKFANLSKLDLRDNEHVDDKLLTQISSSLKALKMLSCQNCLKVTNDGVETILKKCLILERFNVDGCPHIGSDIRPIVIGEAKQRTNNIILYFQLNDEYVFDENESRNRSPWLRFISPKKDCGKNMDI from the exons atgtcaaaaaataaaaaaattaaattatttaagacTAATGATGGAAATGTTAGCGAGGGCATTGTTGCAAAAGAACAACCTATTAGTGATTTTTGTCTTGCAAATATATTCAGCCATTTTCCAACATTTGAACAAGCTGATCGTGTAAATCAAG tatgcgAAAAATGGAAAACAGCACGAGAAACGACTTGGTctgttattgataaattagaaCTTGATATTGAAGTTTTACGATATCAAaatgatgaacaaaaaatagaagTGTTATCTCTTTGTGGCCAgtatttaaaacatttgatttataaaaatctatCATTGGATGACAAAATGGTTCCAACAAAGATTATTAATGAATGTcgtaatttaacaatatttgagTGTCATTTGgtcattgatgatgatggtgatatatttttcaacaatttatgcATGAGTATGTCAAGActgaaagttttaaaaatatatgaaaaatacaatCTACGCCAAGTACATAAAAAATGCATGACCTCTTCGAATAGTTATGTTTCCAGTGTTGCGATGTCTGTTCTGACAAGTGTACCaatgacaattgaaaaaatttgcatTATAAATCTCAATAACTATCCAATTGAACTGAATCAATtg ccacttgaaaaatttaattctctaCAATGTTTAACACTCAACAACTATGAGATTAAAagtaatattacaaaaaaaattgcaaatacaaaaacaattatgtACTTGGATTTACAAGAGTGCTCTGTTGAAAAACCAAAATTGATAAATGGTTTGTACAACCTTGAGTATCTTAATATTTGTAAGATGTACTATTTGAACCAAGAAATATCGGCAAATATTAGATGTAGACTGGAAAAATTAAAGCATTTAGAAATAGAAGCAGTATCATCCACAGAAGACAATTCAGGACTACCAATTTCATTTGCAGAAGTTGGTAAATGTGGAAGTTTAAAGAATTTGAACATTCATTATGCTGATAGCATCATTATTGATAGTATAATGTCAGgatgtaaaaaacttaaatatttatttatacagcAGTATTTTCATAAATCCATGACTTTGATACAGTTTGAAGATCTTGAATCATTGGCAATTAGATGGGCTCATGATATTGATGTTGATTTGATTCGTAATATTGCTAGAGATtgtcaaaaattgaaatacttGTGCTTGAGCACTTGTCCATCTAGAGATATATTGCAAGAAATACCGAATAAATTTGCAAATCTATCAAAGTTGGACTTACGTGACAATGAACATGTTGATGACAAATTATTAACTCAAATATCATCATCGTTAAAAGCTTTGAAAATGTTATCTTGTCAGAACTGTCTTAAAGTAACAAATGATGGTGTTGAAACAATActgaaaaaatgtttaatactTGAAAGATTCAATGTTGATGGATGTCCACATATCGGAAGTGATATTCGACCAATTGTTATCGGTGAAGCAAAACAGCGTAcaaataacataattttatattttcaattaaatgatgagtatgtatttgatgaaaatgagTCACGTAATCGTTCTCCATGGCTCAGATTTATATCACCAAAAAAAGATTGTGGAAAAAACATGgacatttaa